One region of Vitis vinifera cultivar Pinot Noir 40024 chromosome 1, ASM3070453v1 genomic DNA includes:
- the LOC100243734 gene encoding RNA polymerase II C-terminal domain phosphatase-like 3 isoform X1 has translation MLVVGSNRFVLNNNLKEQETLNRMGIEDVEEGEISDSASVEEISEEDFNKQEVRVLREAKPKADTRVWTMRDLQDLYKYHQACSGYTPRLYNLAWAQAVQNKPLNDIFVMDDEESKRSSSSSNTSRDDSSSAKEVAKVIIDDSGDEMDVKMDDVSEKEEGELEEGEIDLDSEPDVKDEGGVLDVNEPEIDLKERELVERVKSIQEDLESVTVIEAEKSFSGVCSRLQNTLGSLQKVFGEKVVGESSVPTKDALAQQLINAIRALNHVFCSMNSNQKELNKDVFSRLLSCVECGDSPIFSIQHIKEVEVMMSFLDTPAAQSSAEASDKVNDVQVTDGMNRNILDSSVESSGRAFASAKKLSLDSISVESYNQNNPDALKPGLSSSRGRFIFGPLLDLHKDHDEDSLPSPTGKAPQCFPVNKSELVTAKVAHETQDSIMHPYETDALKAVSTYQQKFGLTSFLPIDKLPSPTPSEESGDTYGDISGEVSSSSTISAPITANAPALGHPIVSSAPQMDSSIVQGPTVGRNTSLVSSGPHLDSSVVQGLVVPRNTGAVNSRFNSILRASAKSRDPRLRLASSDAGSLDLNERPLPAVSNSPKVDPLGEIVSSRKQKSAEEPLLDGPVTKRQRNGLTSPATVRDAQTVVASGGWLEDSNTVIPQMMNRNQLIENTGTDPKKLESKVTVTGIGCDKPYVTVNGNEHLPVVATSTTASLQSLLKDIAVNPAVWMNIFNKVEQQKSGDPAKNTVLPPTSNSILGVVPPASVAPLKPSALGQKPAGALQVPQTGPMNPQDESGKVRMKPRDPRRILHANSFQRSGSSGSEQFKTNAQKQEDQTETKSVPSHSVNPPDISQQFTKNLKNIADLMSASQASSMTPTFPQILSSQSVQVNTDRMDVKATVSDSGDQLTANGSKPESAAGPPQSKNTWGDVEHLFDGYDDQQKAAIQRERARRIEEQKKMFSARKLCLVLDLDHTLLNSAKFVEVDPVHDEILRKKEEQDREKSQRHLFRFPHMGMWTKLRPGIWNFLEKASKLYELHLYTMGNKLYATEMAKVLDPKGVLFAGRVISKGDDGDVLDGDERVPKSKDLEGVLGMESAVVIIDDSVRVWPHNKLNLIVVERYTYFPCSRRQFGLPGPSLLEIDHDERPEDGTLASSLAVIERIHQSFFSNRALDEVDVRNILASEQRKILAGCRIVFSRVFPVGEANPHLHPLWQTAESFGAVCTNQIDEQVTHVVANSLGTDKVNWALSTGRFVVHPGWVEASALLYRRANEQDFAIKP, from the exons ATGCTTGTTGTTGGATCTAATCGATTTGTGTTGAACAACAATCTTAAAGAACAAGAAACCCTAAATAGGATGGGAATTGAAGATGTGGAGGAAGGTGAGATTTCTGATTCTGCTTCCGTAGAGGAGATCAGTGAGGAGGATTTTAATAAGCAGGAGGTTAGGGTTTTGAGAGAAGCGAAACCTAAGGCTGATACTAGGGTTTGGACGATGCGAGATCTGCAGGATCTGTATAAGTACCACCAGGCTTGCAGTGGTTACACTCCAAGATTGTACAATTTAGCCTGGGCACAGGCTGTTCAGAATAAACCTCTTAACGATATTTTTGTTATGGATGATGAGGAGTCGAAGCGATCTTCGTCGTCTTCGAACACTAGCAGAGATGACAGCAGTTCGGCGAAGGAGGTGGCTAAGGTGATAATTGATGATAGTGGCGACGAAATGGATGTGAAGATGGATGATGTGAGTGAGAAAGAGGAAGGTGAATTGGAGGAGGGTGAGATTGATTTGGATTCGGAGCCAGATGTGAAAGATGAAGGAGGGGTTTTGGATGTTAATGAGCCTGAGATTGACCTGAAAGAGAGGGAATTGGTGGAGCGAGTGAAATCAATTCAGGAAGATCTTGAAAGTGTAACTGTGATTGAAGCGGAGAA ATCATTTTCTGGGGTATGTTCCCGACTGCAGAACACTTTGGGAAGTTTGCAGAAAGTGTTTGGGGAGAAAGTGGTTGGGGAGAGCAGTGTTCCAACTAAAGATGCTCTCGCTCAACAATTGATTAATGCAATTCGAGCTCTTAATCAT GTATTTTGTTCCATGAATTCTAACCAAAAGGAACTGAACAAGGATGTTTTCTCAag GTTGCTTTCTTGTGTAGAGTGTGGAGATTCTCCTATTTTCTCCATTCAGCACATTAAAGAG GTAGAGGTCATGATGTCCTTTTTGGATACTCCTGCGGCTCAGTCAAGTGCTGAAGCTAGTGATAAGGTTAATGACGTCCAGGTCACTGATGGAATGAATCGGAACATTCTTGATAGTTCAGTTGAAAGTTCTGGGCGTGCTTTTGCTTCTGCAAAGAAATTGTCATTAGATTCCATATCTGTTGAATCTTATAATCAAAATAACCCAGATGCTTTGAAACCAGGACTATCTAGCAGTAGGGGGAGATTTATTTTTGGTCCCCTTCTAGATCTTCACAAAGATCATGATGAAGACAGCCTTCCATCACCCACTGGGAAAGCCCCACAATGTTTTCCTGTAAACAAGTCAGAATTGGTCACAGCTAAAGTGGCACATGAGACGCAAGATTCTATAATGCATCCTTATGAAACTGATGCTCTCAAAGCTGTTTCTACCTATCAACAGAAATTTGGGTTGACTTCATTCCTCCCAATTGACAAACTTCCTAGCCCAACCCCTTCAGAAGAATCTGGTGATACATATGGTGATATCAGTGGAGAGGTTTCTAGTTCTTCGACTATTAGTGCTCCCATAACTGCAAATGCACCTGCATTGGGTCATCCTATTGTCTCTTCTGCTCCTCAGATGGATAGTTCCATTGTTCAAGGACCGACTGTTGGTAGGAACACTTCACTTGTGAGTTCTGGCCCCCACCTGGATAGTTCAGTTGTGCAAGGACTAGTTGTCCCACGGAATACTGGAGCTGTGAATTCTAGGTTTAATTCCATTTTAAGAGCATCAGCAAAGAGTAGAGACCCTAGGCTTCGATTGGCGAGTTCTGATGCTGGATCTTTGGATCTCAATGAACGTCCCTTGCCTGCTGTGAGCAATTCTCCTAAAGTGGATCCCTTGGGAGAAATTGTAAGCTCAAGAAAGCAGAAATCTGCTGAGGAACCTCTTTTGGATGGTCCTGTAACAAAAAGGCAAAGAAATGGGTTGACAAGCCCTGCAACTGTTAGAGATGCACAAACTGTGGTTGCAAGTGGAGGCTGGTTAGAGGATAGCAATACTGTTATACCTCAGATGATGAACAGGAACCAGTTGATAGAGAACACTGGAACAGATCCTAAGAAATTGGAAAGTAAAGTGACTGTCACTGGTATTGGTTGTGATAAACCTTATGTAACAGTTAATGGAAATGAGCATTTGCCAGTGGTTGCTACTAGCACCACTGCTTCCTTGCAGTCTTTATTGAAAGATATTGCTGTGAATCCAGCCGTGTGGatgaatatatttaataagGTGGAGCAACAGAAATCTGGTGACCCTGCAAAAAATACAGTGCTTCCTCCAACCTCAAATTCAATACTGGGAGTAGTTCCACCCGCAAGTGTTGCTCCACTAAAGCCATCAGCCCTTGGGCAGAAACCAGCAGGCGCACTTCAGGTTCCTCAAACTGGTCCAATG AATCCACAGGATGAGTCAGGAAAAGTCCGCATGAAACCTCGCGATCCTCGCCGTATTCTTCATGCCAATTCGTTTCAGAGGAGTGGGAGTTCTGGATCTGAGCAGTTCAAAACAAATGCCCAGAAGCAAGAGGATCAAACAGAGACGAAGTCTGTGCCTTCTCATTCTGTTAATCCCCCAGATATTTCTCAGCAATTCACCAAGAATCTGAAAAACATTGCTGATCTAATGTCTGCTTCCCAAGCATCGTCAATGACTCCAACTTTTCCGCAGATTCTTTCTTCCCAGTCAGTTCAAGTGAACACAGATAGGATGGATGTAAAAGCTACAGTTTCAGATTCTGGTGACCAGCTAACTGCAAATGGTTCGAAGCCTGAAAGTGCAGCAGGTCCCCCTCAATCAAAGAATACATGGGGGGATGTTGAACATCTATTTGATGGATATGATGACCAGCAAAAAGCTGCCatccagagagagagagcaagGAGGATAGAAGAACAGAAGAAAATGTTTTCTGCGCGCAAGCTCTGCCTCGTCTTGGATCTAGATCACACACTCCTTAATTCAGCCAAG TTTGTCGAAGTAGATCCAGTGCATGATGAGATCCTAAGAAAGAAGGAGGAACAGGATCGGGAGAAGTCACAGAGGCATCTCTTCCGTTTTCCTCATATGGGAATGTGGACCAAATTAAGGCCAGGGATCTGGAATTTCTTGGAGAAG GCTAGTAAGCTTTATGAGCTGCATCTTTACACAATGGGGAACAAGTTATATGCTACAGAGATGGCAAAAGTTCTTGATCCAAAAGGGGTTTTATTCGCTGGACGAGTGATCTCTAAGGGTGATGATGGGGATGTTTTAGATGGTGATGAGCGAGTCCCTAAGAGTAAGGATTTGGAAGGGGTATTGGGTATGGAATCAGCTGTGGTGATCATAGATGATTCTGTGAGAGTCTGGCCACATAACAAATTAAACTTGATAGTTGTGGAAAG GTACACTTATTTTCCATGTAGTAGACGCCAATTTGGGCTTCCTGGCCCGTCTCTTCTTGAGATTGATCACGATGAGAGACCAGAAGATGGGACTTTGGCATCCTCTTTGGCG GTTATTGAGAGGATACATCAGAGCTTTTTCTCTAATCGAGCCTTGGATGAGGTGGATGTCAGAAACATCCTAGCCTCAGAGCAGCGTAAAATTCTTGCTGGTTGTCGTATAGTCTTCAGCAGGGTGTTTCCTGTTGGGGAAGCCAACCCTCACCTACATCCTTTGTGGCAGACAGCTGAATCTTTTGGTGCCGTGTGCACCAACCAAATAGACGAACAGGTTACTCATGTAGTTGCCAATTCTCTTGGAACAGATAAg GTGAATTGGGCTCTTTCCACTGGAAGATTTGTGGTGCACCCTGGCTG GGTGGAAGCATCGGCTTTGCTATATCGAAGGGCCAATGAGCAAGATTTTGCCATTAAACCATAA